TACGTGATTTGCACTTAAATACATCACTTGGAAACTTAATTAAATGTAAACTTTCTAATTCATTTATCATGTGCACATCACATAAGTACTGATTGTGgtgagttaatttaaaaatctcatccaaatgatatattattagaaactcaatatatatttaagtCATTATACAAGGACATAATGAAGCCATTTCagttagaatatttttatatcttgtaGCCCAGACAAGAACATGATCTTTCTTTAATCGGACAGAAGATTTGTACGCATTTATTCAGGACACCACTCGATTGTAAAGCCATGTAAGAAAAGAAGTTGTAAACTTTAGTGCAAAATCTTTATGATTTTGGAAAGTGTTACAAGGTGATCTGTCATTAAGATCGGATACTATCTGACCTGCATTAAATATCAGATATTCTGATGAGTTCCATGCCTAGTTACTCTGTTCCTGATACTGTTGCTATTTTGGAATGTGTAATCCCGTCAGGTTCGATGGTAAAGATTTCTTGGAGAAGTTGGAGGGCAAGAAGATAATGTTTATAGGGGACTCTGTTAGTCTCAACCATTACGAGTCACTGCTATGCTTGCTTCATGCAGCCGTTCCTGATGCCAGGATCACAACGCAGACGAGTAACTCGACTAACAAGGTTACAGCCCTTGTTATTCCAAGCAAAATTGAGTCTGCTTTTATGTAATTGATGGTCTAGAACTTCTCAGGATCATGGTATATCAATATCGGTGTTTCAAACGCACTACTTAGTAGACACTGAACAAGAACAAATCGGCCGAGTATTGAAACTTGAATCGATTAAGGATGGAAACACATGGAAGGATATGGATGGTTTAGTGTTCAATACTTGGCTTTGGTGGTACCGGAGAGGACCGAAGCAACCGTATGAGCTCGAAAAACTTGGCAAATGTGGAAGATTTGTGAATTCAATTGAAAAGGAATCAAGCTGATGTagtgtgtttgatttttctgcTTCAAATTTCAGATGGGATTATGTTCAAGAAGGGCAGAGTATACTTAAGGACATGGACCGTATGGTGGCTTTTCAGAAAGGTTTAACAACTTGGGCAAAATGGGTCGATTCGGATGTCGATACGAGTAAAACCACAGTTATTTTTCAGGGAATTTCTCCATTTCATTACCAGTAAGGCTCTCTTCATTTTCTGATAAGTGTTTTAAGAattgattcattttttcttttcatttgaattCAATAGATTAATGCTATTTTCTCACGACTTGAACGTTTTTGTCCCTGAACCAGTGGAGAGGAATGGGACGAACCAGGAGCGACAAATTGTGGAAAGGAGACAGAGCCAGTTAGCGGATCAAGTTACCCTGGTGGTTCACCATTGGCATTGCAAGTAGTAGAAGATGTGTTAAGTACTATAAAGAAACCTGTTCATTTACTTAACATAACAACTCTTTCACAGCTGAGAAAAGATGGACATCCGAGCTCTTACAATGGCTTTAAGGGCATGGATTGTACTCATTGGTGTGTTGCAGGAGTTCCAGATACTTGGAATGAACTTCTCTACACAGCTATTATCAGTTAGAAGAAAATACACATTTTAGTTACACATATTCTGTAGCACAGTCATTGAAACTAGCCTGCTAGATGTCATCAGTCTCCTGAAATAATGCACACAGTATGGAAGCAAATTTCTTGATATAGCCTGTCTTTTCTGTAATTGTTTCCTGAATAGAAGAATGGTTTCACATTTGATTGTTTATTCCTTTGTCCATGATGAAACGATTATTTAATTTGCCTCTGTCTAGTAGTGtttgattaatatttcaaaacagaaaaaataaaaataatagagacaTCTCTCTTTATATAATGAAACGCAAGTATTATAGTTTTAGAAAGTATTTAGAAATAtgatagtggttgtttttaaaagtgttttttttatttaaaaatacatcaaaataatataattttaattttttttaaaattatttttgacattaatatatccaaatgattcaaaaacattaaaaaaattaattttaaacaactttttttttcttcaaaatttggTGAAACagtataaaaaaccaaacaaccCCTAATTTTATCCTTCGAAGAAATGAAAACTTTCCATGAAGTGTGGTGGAAAGAAATCATTCTTACAAGTgggaaaatagagtttttttctttaaaaaaaacaaacaaactagcACAAtgctcaattgttttttttataaagaaaatagcttactaaaaaaaattattttaaaaaatagcataattcATCAAGTTGCATCAACATCATTAACTcgaccaaattaaattttacaggCCGGCAATGTCACGACGGCGGCCTTCAAAtttttacctaatttttttttataatgaccAGTTCGTTTGATTTCACGTCTCTCAATTTCAATTGTCTTTTCCTTCAATTACATTTATGCATGTTTTATTCCAAAAAGAACATTATACAAAGAGACAGGTTCAAAATTCAAGACAATGCCAACCCTGTCAACCCAATTGTTATCAATAAAAACATTTGTAGAAATGTCAagacaatcaaattaaaaaaaaatgcaaaattgtACACccacctttttaatttttagctgACGTCCACTTTtacttaaatttataaatatagaaattatttttttttaaagtgttttttatttaaaaatatataaaataatattattatttttgacatcaacctattaaaataataaaaaaatataaaaatatttaaaaaatctcaagatacttttttaattgtaaaaaaaaaaaatagccacgTCTCAGTGTGTAATTAGTACTCTATTGCAGGATTTTTTCTTACTGctacttcttttaaaaaaattgaacacttaaaaataaaaactctgaGCAAATTGaggtgaaaaaaagagagaagctgGCAAAATAGGAGAAATTTTTTCCTAGAAGCACAGCTATACAGGCCAACccgctattttttttatattaaaaaaggaGTAAGATTCCTCCCATAGTATTGGGAATCTTGCCTCTTTTGTATTCTGTATAACATCTAGTCGTCATCTACGTGCTATAAATCTACAAGTATGAACCCTCACAAGTTCAAAGTATAGTGTAGTCTAGCCATAACGAACACACTTGATCATGTAGGAACTATGGAAACCACCTATCTCCacattggtatgatattgtccactttgAGCCTAAGCCCTCATGAATTTGCTTTTGGGCTATACCCCAAAAGGCCTCATACCAATGGAGATATTTGTTCATCCTTATATACCCTTGATCCTCCCCATTTCTAGCCAATGTGGGACTTTGGTCGTATACCCAACAATCCTCCCTTCGAACAAAGGACCACCGAGCCTCCCCTCAAACGATCATTCATCCGTCCACTCTCTATCAACCATGATTCTTCATTCTCCACTTTACCGTGTTGGGGTCAGGACACGTCCATGAAGCATCCGGAGAGCACTACCTGACTTGAGAGTTTGCTCTTTCTAGGTCAACTCCTCTTCACCGTGTTGGAGCCAGGACACGTCCGTGAAGCATCTGGAGCACACCGCCTATCCAATAGAGCTGATCCACGGATTACATCGTGATTTGCTTGGGGGCCCACCACCTTTTGCATTCCGAGGATTCATCCATCATGGCTAACTCCAgggcaaggctctgataccacttatAGGAACTATGGACACACCTATCTCCacattggtatgatattgtccactttgggccTAAGCCCTCATGAATTTGCTCTTGGGCTATACCCCAAAAGGCCTCATACCAATGGAGATATTTGTTCATCCTTATATACCCTTGATCCTCCCCATTTCTAGCCAATGTGGGACTTTGGTCGTATACCCAACAGATCACACAATCACAAAAATGGCTTCTCTGGTGACTTCTTCCACTCTCTTCACACTGTGTTTCATCTTATTCTCAAATTCTTGCACAATCACCTGTGGGGTTTTCTACGAGGAATCAGTAACTGAAGACATGGCTATTAAGCGTATAGAGAAGACCACACACCTACATTTCTTCTTTCATGACATTGTTAGTGGCAAAATATAACGGCTGAGAGAATTGCTGGCCCCGATGAATTTGCCTTTGGTCACACAATGATGGCGGATGATCCATTGACAGAAGGGCCTGCGCTTTCTTCATAGCTTGTTGGAAAAGCTCAAGGAATTTATGCCACCGCCTCCTcgcaaaaatgatttttctttgctGATGGTTGTGGTTCTGAATTTTGCATTTACAGAAGGTAAATACAATGGAAGTAGTATCAGCATTCTTGGAAGGAACCCAATctttgatgatgtgagggaaATGCCAGTTGTTGGAGGTAGTGGGCTATTTAGGCTTGCTCGTGGTCATGCATTGCTACACACAGTTTGGTTTAACAAGCAAGGTGATGCTATTATTGAATATAATGTGTATGTTTCACACTACTGAAACTGTCAAGCACGCTGGATAGCTTATTTGATTAGCAAGAGTCGTTGCTGTCAACTTATCAGGAATCTGCAGTTTTTATGCTTTGGTGTTTTCTTAATTGTTATGACTTTGCAAGATTTGCactgttgttgctgaaatttaatgatatttttctttctttctgctcCCTGTTCAAAGTAATTTGGAAGGGGACAAAAGTTCTTGCAGACCAATCAAAAAGAAAGGTCAAGATTTCCTCCATGCATACAAAAAGCAGCAAAGAGCATGtacttctcaaaaaaaaataaaaaaatagagagtttATTTCATCACTTTGTTTAATCCAGACCAGACTAGCAAGATCTTAGAATTTTTTCCCCACTAGAATCTGAATGGATATCTCAAACTGCACGAGTACAAATTGTATCacacttcaaaacaaattgaatacaAGTTTATAACACAAGCacatatttaacaaattcttGTAGCAAAAATTCCCAACCTTCGCTTCACCGTACAGCAAATATCCAATTGCATAGTAGACCATAATCTTGGGCCAATTTTTCTGACAATTGATGATAAGAGCAAGCCAGGCTGAAGGATCTCCATAGAAGTCCCAGAAAATCCTGACAGGCCATTTGTTAAGATGCATGTCAAAAAGAAATCaatctaaaagaaaatatgaaaaataaaactctgtaattactatttataacacaaaatgaaagcaaaaactATTTGTACTACCTTCAGCGAAAGAAGAGAATGGACACTTGTCCGTGTTTGGTTCAGTTGATCTTCATTTCGGGAAATTGAGAAATCTTGTGCCAATCTTCGCTCCCCTGTATCCCTTGTACACCTTTTTTTCCAGTAAAGGACATCTCCCGATCACAAGAGAAGAAAGGGAGGATGGGAGCCCCTCTTCAGGCATGGACTGGAGCTGAGGGCATCCATAGATTGTCAATTCTCTAAGAGAGGTGGGGAGTCGAAGCACCTTGAAGTCCAGAGATTTTAGTTGAGGGAGACTGCGTATTGTAAGAGATTTCAGAGTAGAGGGCAGCAGCGTCTCCTCAGGGAAGGATTCCAGATCATTGTACCTACCAAAAGTGAAGTATGAAAGAGAAGGGAGATTTTGCAAATCCCATTGCATGCGACTAGCAATGAGTTTCTTGCAACCTATAACATAAAGTGTTTGTAATTTATTAGAGGAAAAAACCTCAATTGGAAATGACTCAACTTCTGGACAACTccctaatattttgaaattcacAAGGGAATGCATCCTCTCAGGCAATGACTTCAAATTCAAGCAGAAACTAAAATAAAGCTCTGTCAATTTTGGTGATCCTTCTTTGTTAAAAGATACTAAACTAGGGAACTTACTGATACTAAGAAATCCCAACTTTGGGAACAACTCTAATGGGAAGCACTCAATCTCAAGCCGCTGACATTCCCAAATCTCAAGTTTTGTTAAAGAAGGAAGGTGAGTGGACAGGGCCTTCGTTAGGCTGGGGCATCTACGTATGCAGAGCTCTTGCAGGAAAGAAGAGTCTCCTATCCAATTTGGAAATAGCCATAAACGGAGAGACTTTTTAAATTTACACGTGGCTGTAGTTTTTCAAGTACTTGTTCTTGCAAAGAATCATTCCAGCTTAATTCCAACTTCTTGAGATGCTCATTACCCTTCAAAACGACTTCCAAAGCATCTGAAGCATCAGTGACATTTTGAAGATTCCTTCCACAAAGTTTTCCACGCAGATGCTGAAGCTCCCCCAACTCTTCAATACCACACCCATTCTGCTTTCCCACAAAAAAATCAGTTAGTTTTCGAAGCTTTCTTGATTTATCTAGGAAAATAATTTGTATGGATCCTTACATGCATAATATTTCttccttgaaaaaaatgaaggatgGCCTGATTGAGGAGCCAAATCGTGGGAAGAGGATATGGCCTTAGATCACAGTCAAGTTCATTAACAGCTTCTTACTCTTGAGAAtagtttcaaaaccatgaagtTGTGCCACTTCACCACAAGCTGATCTGCATCGATTGGCACTTGAAAAAggagaatttaattttatgatagcATCAATATCTGTACAAGCTATAATGGTAGATTACTGATAAAAGGAATTCAAAAGATGATAATCCAACGTATGAGAGCAGATACAGAAGAGTTGTAATCCACGACATTTTTCGTGTTTGCAAATCAAATGTGAATGGCAAGAGTATTTCTATGTGTTTATGGATTCTAATCCGAGTTAAGATACAAAATTCCAATAAGAAACTAAAGCCCTGATCTAACTTGGATAGATCATTGATTCTTGTTGCCGCATCTGCTTGGCCATCCCTTGAGGGCTTGTCATCTCCTCTTCTGGACAGTAGCTGATGTTTGCTATGACCAAGGAATATCTCTCCTCCAAGTGCTgagatttgtttttacaaatttCCAGCAAGAAACAGAAGTTTGTTGTAATCAGTAATCTTAAGCAGTCTTCCAAGCTTGGCTTGTGCAATGCTTTCATTTTGACATGGTGAGACTCGAAATGAATGTGCATTTGTAAAATTGATCGTTCCTCTTCTCCTCAAGAAACTACATAGAggaaaaaatacagaaaaagtGAACTCATAAGGTAAAAGAATATGATGTAAAGTGGAACTATGGATGGATGGAAGTTATGATGAGCAGACTATAAAATGGAAAACAAGTTTTGGCCCCTGTACCTTCAATGGACATTGAAATCTTTTTGCAaccaaggaaaagaaatgaaactgATCTGTGTTATTAAATCGAGCCTTTGAAGTTCCCATCCTTAAAAGGTAGTTCATGAAAGGTGAAACAGGCAGAACGCTGTTACATAATCAGTCCAACAATGTAGTTGTAAGAATTCTGCTGAGGAATATTTGTTGGGCGGAATCCGGGGACCGGTGATGTAttgataattgctcaacggagggataagcacactgagacacaatattttacgtggttcggcaaaaccacctacatccacgggagagagtcattttattatagatAGAGAAgggatacaataaatacatggaggaggaggcacatccactcaactcaaCTCACTATTCACGCACCAACTCCAGCTCCTTTTCATCAAAAATGGCTGCTGAATTTTGACAATTGAGAAGGCTGCACATGGgagtcaatggtggctgccatcttcttcaacaaaggtggatGGTCAAAGTCAAGGTTAGGCACATtcaatggcaacacacctaacaatcaccccctttgacatttatatgggcaattgtcctcttgcttcttcagcacaatcttgcatcctgcagctcttccaagcttaccattccgagagcaTCTCCgaccaagtttacaggtactcgccaaacctttcaatcaccagagtcaccaaagcacacccttgcttacaccaaaggatcacttcaaccagatggtttcacacatcacatctgaagagtgttaacgcttgtctctgggaacattccccttcgagcgtatcaaccatgctcggtccggaatgatttatcaagcctcacaacaaggcttacaacaccccctcaaatggatattccaagtgcgacagtcattatctgagtatcttaatatgatcacaagcccaccactcttccaagagtctactcatccaggagttgcgcctgccctctgttccaccataggaaccacgccttacttctccatgagtctctcgctcttagtctcaagagtccaGGTCGCtatccacctttaaccatgggggcagcccattaaaggttgatccatatctgtcttcatactctgagtattacaatgccatctccgagctcaccaccttgacaagagtcaactcgttcccggaacctgcgcatgccctctgctccttcatagcagccgtgtcttaatgctccacaagttatccacttattgtccaaagcaaatgtcttctagctcattgatctttagcatggaggcaatatccatgaaagtcaatcctgcatttgtcttcatactcatcatagccacttcattggctatccacatgtccacttatatctagccattacattggctctggggcgttctgaactgggctcatatcgtggcccacacaccttctccttaggtgtctccgctcgtcgtcatgcggcggtctgaaatGGGGCTCCTCTCATGGCCCACACCTTCTCTCTAAGGTGTCTCtgcctgtcgtcatgagacggtctaAACTTGGACTCATaacatggtcctcacaccttctcctgagGTATCTCcacctgtcgtcatgagacggccACATCCTCCTTCATCGAGGATGTCtccagtggctccaagattctctaccaccatgtggacttgggagagattactgccactgactacatagaaagagaaaattacggtatactcctcgcaatcctccaccttgatttttaagtttggagcttctatgcctttctgcttgacagctccacctacaccaactTTCTTTGGTGgcttcgcctttcatcataggcggtcgccttttatcacaggcgtttgcaccccctcaattaggtgcctctgcaacagctctctttccatccttgcatgcattggaaaggtcatcgcctgttgtcttcatcaagagcataagagacttcctgttgtacaaactttaacagtctctgctctgagcttcatctgggaacacttcttctccttgcacatgttgtctcattacagtacctcgttggatccctcgggtactcttgcacaatcttcgtgtgccctcgtgcaattactgttctccagatttctccctattccttgcttatgtttgacagcagctcatcccgtcacaacacctgtccaagtcaaaatagggtgccaatctttatccccttgctgtatttctcttccattatcagggtcttcatcaattctcccctcgagaaaACACAGTCACCGAATCTGCCTTCTTtcgagaaatcaccactccatcagatccttgatcatacggaacccaactgttccccttgtgccgtcatcctgctagtcttcaactgtttcattacaaactgctatatatacgaaaatagtaccgtatggataatccttccactaagcaagttcccaggaaagattggaggggtcacaacggtcccgcttaaaacccaatctcctagacagaacttcttaggccatatctatccatcgtactgtctctccgtatatacaaccatttgctagctttgttgtgGCTTtgctttacaagtgatctggaatatacaggtttaatacatgatttctcaacatctagcgagactaccagtgcttagattcgtcaagattggtcttcgtcAATTTCCACTCTccacctcaaatcgtccacatgaccgggtgtccagagtgtcccaatttttccttccatcaaggcattatATTTCCCTATTAAAtagttcagcacatgtaattgggtaaacatgtgcacctttttcttcttcatctccatcgaccaccatgatgacctttagatgcctcctgatcgggcaatctctctttaataattcaccaccgttatttttggtctcgaatctcaatgatcggaccataccattgcatccggaatgatcaaattagctggaaacatgtcttgaatcgtccaaatcgcacttcagacggctaagctttgatcaaaacaattctggcctgatcaacggctc
This region of Populus alba chromosome 3, ASM523922v2, whole genome shotgun sequence genomic DNA includes:
- the LOC118054599 gene encoding protein trichome birefringence-like 38, with the protein product MDGLVFNTWLWWYRRGPKQPWDYVQEGQSILKDMDRMVAFQKGLTTWAKWVDSDVDTSKTTVIFQGISPFHYHGEEWDEPGATNCGKETEPVSGSSYPGGSPLALQVVEDVLSTIKKPVHLLNITTLSQLRKDGHPSSYNGFKGMDCTHWCVAGVPDTWNELLYTAIIS